The following is a genomic window from Serratia ficaria.
GGAATACTACGATGCCGACGCCTCCGCCAACGCCCAGCTTTCCGCTCGCCTGCCGTACCTGTTCGCCTGCTGCCGCTTCGCGCACTATCTGAAGTGCATCGTGCGCGACAAGATCGGCTCCTTCCGCGAACGCGACGACATGGAGCGCTGGCTGAACGACTGGATCATGAACTACGTGGATGGCGATCCGGCCAACTCCTCGCAGGAAACCAAGTCGCGCAAACCGCTGGCCGCGGCGGAAGTGCAGGTCGAAGAGATCGAAGACAACCCGGGCTACTACAGCGCCAAGTTCTTCCTTCGCCCGCACTACCAGCTGGAAGGCCTGACCGTTTCCCTGCGCCTGGTGTCGAAGCTGCCTTCGCTGAAGCAGAACGACGCGTCCTGATGTGCTGAAAGTCAGGCCGCGATCGGGCGGCCTGACCGGCATCCGTCTTAATTGCAAGAAGTTTGGTTTTGGGCGTTGGATTAGCGGCCACAACCATCGAATTGGGTTTCTTATTCAATGAAATAAGAGCCCGGTAATTAATACCGATAGCTTTCGGTATTTCATAAGGTGCATGGCACAAGGATATAAAATGGTAATGCATTACCACATTGCAATTCCTGCTGCTATTACCTGAATTTTTCAACGCAACGTTAATACTACTGTTAACCCTTAATAAAGAGTGAAGAAACTATGGCTATTGATATGTTCCTGAAAGTTGAAGGTGCCAGCGGCGAATCTAAAGATTCGAATCACAAGGGCTGGACCGACATTACTTCTTTCTCCTGGGGCGCTTCTCAACCGGGCAACATGGGTGTAGGCGGCGGCGGCGGCGCCGGCAAGGTGTGCTTTAACGACCTGCATGTGAATGCGCTGGTCGACAAGTCAACTCCTGCACTGCTGAAACACTGTTCCAGCGGCAAACACCTGACCAAGATTGAGCTGTCGGTCTGCAAGGCCGGCGGTACTCAGGTTGAGTACGTCAAAATTACTCTGGACGACGTGCTGGTCACCGCGGTGCAGTACACCGGTGCCGGCGGCGAAGACACCGTAGGCGTTACCTACTCCTTCCAGGCGGCTAAAGTCAAGCAGCAATACTGGGAGCAGAGCGATAAAGGCGGTAAAGGCGCAGAAAGCAGCGCAGGTTGGAATATCAAGGAAAACCGCGAAGCTTAATTTGTATGCCCCCCGGTTGCAACCGGGGGGTTTAATATAGGGAAATAACAATGAATAATAACCGCCCCATTTTTTCAGCCGCATGGACTGCAAGCACTAAAATATATAACGCGCAATATTCAGCTCAGAATGTTGCCAAAATTATCGGCGGGCGTGTAGCCATGAATATTGCGCCTAATGGAAAGTGGGAAAACACCTGCGCTGTACGTATGAGCTACATCTTGAATAAATCCGGTTTTCCCATTCCTTATGTAAAAGATCAGACCGTATCAGGTGCAGATCGTCAGTGGTATTTTTTTAGAGTTAAAGATCTTATCGCTTATTTGACAAAGATCTGGGGCAAACCCGACCTTCGAGTCAAGTTCCCTCCTCCAGGTGGTGGTGAATTAGCCGGAAAGAAAGGGATAATATTGTTTGAAATTGCAGGTTGGAGTGATGCAGGAGGACATGCTACGCTCTGGAATGGGAACGGCGATTGTTATGATCATTGTTATTTCAATGAACCAGAAGCTCGCTATACAACAAATTACGCTAACTTTTGGTTATTGAGATGAAAAAAATTCTTATCTCCTTTTTTTGTATATATGCCACTTGCGCTATAGCACAGAAAAATCAAGAAACACCTATTGAAAAGTGGCCGCCGCAAGCGGCGTACCGAAACTATTTGCAAAACTACAAGGATATTGCTCTAACCTACTGCATTTCCGTCGCTTATAAGACATCACCAGAGGCCAGCAAAGATGCAATTGCCTCATCGAATGGAATCGATGCCTGGTCATACTATGCAATTCGTGATGAAGAATCCCCTATCATCGCGCTGACAAAACGGTACTTACAACAGAATTACAATGCAAAAGATGGTAAAAGCCGCTTAGACTTAATGAAGTGCATGGATATGTACCATAGTGAAGATCTTGACAAACTTGCGAAAGACTATGTACAGCGCCCTAATGATAATTGGGTGAAAGACAATCCGGATAGAGTAAATAGAAAAACCCATGAGAAATAGCCAGAAAAAATTCCAGGCAAAACCATCACGACAGCAGAGAGCAATTACTTAAAGCGGAAAAGTGATGAAGGGCTGATAAACAGAATAAATTATGAAGTCGAGCTCTATTTAAATGGAAATTATCGCTAAGGAATTTGCCCTAATGAAATTATGTGCATTTTTGCTCAGCAGCTTATTATTATCTTCCACCGCTTATGCGGCAGAAAAAAACGTCAAACCATTGGCTATTGATGGCCTGTGGCAAGTAACTCAAGTCAATATCGACAATGAGGCAACTCGCACACTCAATTATCAATTTAACGACCCTCGATTGCTTGGCAGGATCATCAATATATCCAGTCAATCAATTGAAAGCAATTTACCGGAAAAAGACGTCTGCACAACGCCAACCTTGAGCATTGAGAAGAATACATTAAACCAACTCATAGCTAAATCTATGGGGCCAAATGTCACTGTTAAAAACTATGAACTGAATGAAAGCGGGCAAGCAGAAATTTCTCTTTTCAAGCTCACGTGCAATTCCGGCTCGTTCGGCCCATCAGAAAATAGCGCAGGCTCCTGGTTTGCCGAACTCAATCCGCAAAAAGCGCTGGTTAAATGGTACGATGGTTCACTATTGCAGTTAGAACGATTACCAGAGAACCCTAAACCCGTCGCGTCTTTTGACTGTACTAAAGCTAAAAGCATTGTTGAAAAAACAATCTGCTCAGACTTCAATTTATCCGCCTATGACAAAAGTGTCTCTCAAGCTTGGCTGTTGGCAAAAAAACAGGCTACCGACGTAGGAGATAAAAAGCTGATGACCTCTTTAAGCAGTACGCAAAAAACCTGGTTACTGCAAAGGGATAAATGCAGGGATAACAAGGATTGCCTGACCAATATGATGCAAGAGAGAATCAATGATCTTTCCGCATACGAGTAAAATTGCAACTCTATTAATATTGGCGGTATTGAGTATGAAAGCGGTCGCCAACGTAAAATATTCCCCGGAAGAGAACCTCAAAAACTACGCACTCAGCGTCTGCGTCGCCGACGGGTACTCAGCAAAAGAAATAAAAAACGATGCCGCCGCCGCAGCTCGGGGTTACACGGAGTTTGGCGATTACTCTCTCGAAGCACATACCGCCGTCAGGGCGCTGGCAAAGAAATTTCTGGCGAAGCCATATGACAGCCAGTCAGGCGAACCGATGACGATGGTGAAATGCATCGATCTTGTACATAGCCAAGAGTTGCAAGTCATCATCAAGAAATATCAAGGGAAAGACGACAATTGATCATAAATCTGTATCCCTTCACAGAGTAAATGTTAGTTTAGAGAAATGGGAAAGGAATCCTTATGCAATACAAAACAAAAGCAGATCTGGATAGATCTATCGATGAACTCAAAAAACTATCAAGAACGTTTTCACGACAGTATCTATAAACCAACGAATCGAGAGCTAATTTCTCACTGGAAATAGACCAACTTATTCAGTTTGCGCAAAGGGAGATCAGTATACACTGCACATCCTACTCTGGGGCAATCAGTATTATTGACGATGAAATAAAAAACCTAAAGCAACAAGAGTTCGATATTGACACGGGCAAAGCTAAACTTTTTGTCGCAATAAAAAAAGAAAAAAGAGAAAAATTTTCAAACTTGATTATGAAACAAGTTGGCTTTGTCAGCGGCGGCTCTCAGATATTTGCTGGAATCGGGACTTGTGCACTTTCCGTAGGCATAGCCTGCGGAGGCGTTGGCGTACCGTTAATTGCTCAAGGAACAAATAATGTTTATGAAAATGGTTATTACTTGCTTTTCAGAAAAAATAAGGTTGGCAGTATAAGAGAGGCATACCACTACGCTGCTAATTACCTAGGTTATAATAAGAATGAAGCTGATATAGTATATAGCTCCGTTGACATCTCTCTATCGGGGTACGGTATCTTTAGTAAATCATTAAGACCCGACTCGTGGCGTTTATTTAGATACATAAATAGTGATTACATTCGCGGGTGGAAACAGCTTGGCACTGTCCCATTGGGCACAGAAATTTTTTCGAATGCCATAACTGGCTATGGAATTTACAAACTAATCGACGAGGAAACAAAACAGTGAGTGATGACGTCACGCTTTCCACCTACTCTTACTCATTTGTTTTTTTATACTTTTTCCTGTCAATCATAGTATTTGTCGGATTGTATCGCCTAAAGCAAAAAGCCAACAATAAAAAATCATACTTCCTTTTTGTGATAGCCACCATAGTGAACATATTTTCAAGCATCATTCAAGGTTTGGTATTTAACTATGGCTCGGAGATATTAGATCCAATTATCAATATAAAATTCCAAGATTATGATAATGTATGGTACGCCAGCATTATATTTGCAATAATATATTTATCTCAACTGCCAACTAATTTATATTACAAGGAAAAGAGTAAAAAAAATGATCGTGATGGCAAAAACATCACCTGACATATACAGCCTCACATTCATATATTTAGGTTCGAGAGAATAAAATGTGCTTGCCAAAAAAAATTGGGTCACTCACATTTAAAGACCTCCCTTAGAAATAAATCAAGTCGAATTCATCCAGTTACCGAGCTCAACTGTCTGGGTCATAAGATCTTATCAGCAGGAATGCCTTATGCGATTTTCTATTGTAAAAAACAAAAATGGCCAGGTTCCGCCACAGAGCAGCTGCGATTTCCTGCCGCCGGGCGGCACCATCGGCCGCAGCGTAGACAACAACCTGGTATTGCCGGACGAAGAGCGCGCCATCTCGCGCCTGCAGGCAATCGTGCATATTTCCGCTGACGGCGAATGCCGGGTGACCAACCGCGGCAACGTGACCCGCGTGCTGCTTAACGATATCCCGCTGGAGCGCGGCCGCCAGGTCGAGCTGCAGGACGGCGACATTCTGGGTATCGACGACTATCAAATTCAGGTCAGCGCGCTGCAACAGCACGCCGCGCCGCCGGCCCAACCGGCGGCGCGAGTCACCGAGGCCGCGCCTGCGCCAACGCCGGCTCCCGCCGCCAAAGAAAAATCCGCCGGGCCCATTCCCAATGAGATCTGGGACAGCCTGGTGGAGGAGTTTACCCCTAACACGCCGACCGCCGCCGCGCCGGCGCCGGCCGTTAATCATGATAACCATCCGCTGCTGGAAACCCCGCAGCCTGAATTGAATCCGGCGGATCCGCTGGCGCAGCTGGCGGGCAACGTCGATTTACGCCAGCTGCAGCAGCAAGAAACCGATCCGGCGGCGCTGTTCAATACCGACACCACGTTCAACCGCGACCATATTCTGGCCGACACCACCCCCAGCGCGCTGTTGGCCGAACAGCGCCCGGCGGCGACCCGCCAGCCCGAACCGGTGAAAGCGTCGCCCGCCGCGGCGGAGAAACGCGAGCAAGAACTGGATCCGCTGGCGCTGTTTGGCGACTCTTCCGCCCCCGCCGCACCCGATGCGTTGAACGGCAACGATCCTTTGGGCCTGCTGATGGGCGGGGCCGTGCCGCTGGCGCAGCCGGGCTCTTCCACGCCGTCTCAACCCCCGCTGCAGCCACAGCCGTCTCAGCCTCAGCCGCAGCCACAGCCGTCTCAGCCTCAGCCGCAGCCGCAGGCGGCCGCCGAACCGGCAGCGCCGCAGCCTCCGCGTGCCACACCCGCCGCGCCGATGCCGGAGCCGGAGCCGCAATTCCAGCGCCAGGAGCCGCCGGCACAGCCGCCGCGCCCGCGCCAGGGCAATCGCCTGGGCATCGATCCCGTCGCCTATCAGTCCGCCCGCCCGCAAAACGGCGCCGCACCGAACGGCGATCGGTTGGAGGGGCCGTTGCTGACGGCGCTGCTGCAGGGCATCGGCCTGGATGATCTGCAGCCGCAGCCGCATTTCGATGAACAGCAGATCCGTCAGTTCGGCCGGCTGCTCAGCCTGTTCTCGCAGGGAACCGTCGCCCTGCTGTCTTCGCGCTCAATCCTCAAACGCGGCGTGAAGGCGGAAATGACCATGATCCTCGACGAGGCCAACAACCCGTTCAAGCTGTTGCCCTCGGGCAAAACGGTGCTGATGCAGATGTTCGGCAGCCAGATGCCTGGCTTTATGCCGCCGGAGCAGGCGGTGCGCGATGCGCTGATCGACCTGCAGGCGCACCAGTTGGGCATGATCGCCGGCATCCGCGCCATCATCGCCGCCATGCTGCAGTCGTTCAACCCGGACCGTCTCGAAGAAGAGGCCCGCAAGGAAGGCGCCGCGCCGCGTCTGTCGCTGCCCGCCAATCGCAAGGCGGCGCTGTGGGATTACTTCGTGAAAAACTATCAGCAGACTTCCGGAGAGATAGAAGACGATTTCCACACTCTGTTCGGCGAAGCCTTCCTGCACGCCTATGACGTTGAAGTGAATCAATATAAAGACTCACAGACCAAACCGGACGCGTAATGAATATCACTATAGCCTCTACCTCCAATCAGGGCGGCCGCGACTCTAATCAGGATCAGACCGGCGAAGTGGTCGGCAACCGCGCGGCCTGTTTCGTGGTGTGCGACGGCATTGCCGGCTTCCCCGGCGGCGACATCGCCGCCAGGCTGGCGCGCGACACCATCCTGCAGAACTTCGACGGCGAAAAGCACATGAACGCGCAAAGCATTCGCCAGCATATTTCGCGCGCCAATGCGGCAATCCACCAGCAGCAGCGGCAATCAGACGAATACAGCAAAATGGGCACCACGCTGGTCAGCCTGTTTATCGATCGCGATTACCAGCTGGCCTATTGGGCGCACGCCGGCGACAGCCGTCTGTACCTGTTCCGCCGCGGCTACCTCTACGCCGTCACCACCGATCACAGCCTGATCCAACAAATGCAGGACGCCGGCTATCAGACCAGCGGCATCAACAGCAACCTGCTGTACTTCGCGCTGGGCCTGAACGAAGAGCGCGACGCTACCTACAGCGACGTGCTGCAGCTGGAAGACGGCGACGTGTTCCTGTTGTGCACCGACGGTTTCTGGCACAGCTTCAGCCAGTCCGAGCTCGAACAATCGCTGCATATGGTCAACTCGCCCAGCGAGTGGATCGCCCTGATGCAGCAGGCATGGAAGAAAAACAATAACAGCGATAACTACAGCGCTATCGCCGTCTGGATTGGCTCACCGCAGGAAACCACCCTGCTGCATTCGCTGGCGGATGCGGAGCGGTTTCTTTCCCGCGACTGAGTCGAGCGCAAATTTACAGCAAGGTTACCTATGAAATACTGGATGCCAGGGCTTGTCGCCCTGATGGCGATACCGGCCGCGCAGGCGGCGAATTATCGCCTGGTTTATTCCCCCAGCCAAAAGCTGGAAGTGTTTATCGATAACGTCAAAAACAGCCAGCCGGCAAGCTGGTGCGGCAAAACCATTCCGCTGCGCATCGTCTCCGCGCAGAGCAAGGACGCCGCAGTGCTGAATGACTTCCTGCCGCGCGTCGGCAACCTGCTGGAAAAACAGTGCGCCAAGGCCAGCCAGCTGCCGTGGATCCTCACCGACAAACGCGGTGAAAAACTGGCCTCCGGCGAGGCCAGCAAGGCGCGCGGCTGGAAACCGGTGCCTAAGCCGGCGGCCGACGAACCTGCCGCACCGCCGCAGCCCGCGATCCCCGCCGCCGTGGCCGTCACTTCACCGCCGGCGGCCAGCGCGCCGGCCCAGCGTTTCGATCTGCCGCAGGGGTGCCATTTCCGCACCTATTGGAACGGCGAAGCCAACGGCAGCGCGCTGTTTATCCCGAGCGGCGCCGCGCTGCGCTGCGGCGACGACGGTTGGCTGAGCGGCAGCGGCGAGATCGGTTTGCAGCAAAATGGCCAAACCGCGTCGCCGAGGCTGTCGTTCCATCAGGGTTACCCGCTGGCGAAGGTCAACGTCGGCGATCGTCCGCTGAGCGTGGTCAGCGCCAATGCCCAACGGCTGGTGCTGGGCGCCAACCCGCAGGCGCCGGGCAGCTTCCTGCTGCTGCCGTTCGAACCGCAGCTGCACGCCTGGTCGTTTGACGGCGTGGTGATCGTGGAAATGCCGCGCACCGACGCCGCCGATCCCGCCAAGGTCACCCAGCGCATCAAGCAGGCGCAAAGCGCATGGCAACCGTTGCTGAGCGCTCCGGCCACGCCGCTGACTTTCAGGCTGGTGGAAAAACTGGCCGACGATCGCGTTGATCCCGCCAGCGGCAGCTACCTGTCGGTTAACGACGCCACTCACTGATTATAAGGAAGGCCCTGTGAAATCATTAGCAAGCATGCTGCAAGGCGGTTCGGTCAGCGCGGCCATCGGCGCCGTGGAAAGTGAAATCAAGGCGCGCCCGGCGGATGCCGACCTGCGCGCCGCGCTGGTGCAGCTGCTGTGCCTGAGCGGCAACTGGCAGCGCGCCAATGCGCAGCTGAAGTCGTGGCAGGCGCTGAAGCCGATCGCTCAGCCCACCACCCTGCTGCTGATGCAGTCGGTCAGCGCGGAGCTGCAGCGCCAGGCGGTATTCGCCGGCGAGGCCGCGCCGGCGCTGCTGCAGCAGAATCAGCCCTGGCTGCAGCAGATGATCCAGGCGCTGGACCACGACGCGCGAGGAGAGGCCGAACAGGCGCAGGCGCTGCGCGACAGCGCGTTGGACGCCGCACCGGCCAGCGCCGGGCGGCTGACACTGGCTCAGGGCGAACAGGAGCAGCCGGTGGCCTTCGAATGGCTGACCGACGGCGACGGCCGCCTTGGCCCGGTGTGCGAGCTGGCGCTGAACGGCGTCTATTACTGGCTGCCGTTCGCCGATATCGCCGAAATTCAATTCCAGGCGCCGCAAAGCGCCATCGATCTGGTGTGGAGCCATGCGCTGGTACGCCTGCATGACGGCCGCGAACAGGTATGCCAGCTGCCCGCCCGCTACCCGCTGGCCGCAGACAGCGACGACGCCCTGCTGCTCGGCAAGCGCACCGAATGGCTGCCGCTGGGCGACGGCCCGCACTACGCCGGCCAGGGGCTGAAAACCTGGCTGAGCGAGAGCGAAGAATTTCCGTTGCACAGCCTGCGCCATCTGAGCTTTGGCGCGGACGCCTGACGATGAGCAACAAGCGACTCACCCATCATGACGGCGGCGATCTGCACCGCCAGGGCTACCGCTTCCGCCAGGACAGCGAGCGCCTGACGTCGCGCGACAAGATGCAGCCGGTGCTGCTCGACATGCTGACCGACGACGAGCCGCAGAAAAAGCAGGAAGCCCAGGTGCGCAATCTGGTGTCGCACAGCGAGCTGCGCCGCCGGGTATTGCGCGATCTGCAATGGCTGTTCAACTGCGTCAACAGCGAATCCAATCTCGACCTGGGCGATTTCCCGCAGGTGCGGCGCTCGACGCTGAACTACGGCATCGCCTCGCTGGCCGGCAAACGCATGTCGGACATCGAGTGGCTGGACATTCAGCGCGCGCTGACCGAATCCATTCTCAATTTCGAACCGCGCATCCTGCCCGAAGGGCTGCAGGTGCGCTGCGTTTCGGATACCGGCTCGCTGGAGCTGCACAACGTGTTGTCGATCGAGATCAAGGGCCGCCTGTGGTGCGTGCCCTATCCGCTGGAGTTTCTGTTCCGTACCGACGTGGACCTGGAAAACGGCCACTTCGATCTGAAAGACATAGGGTAAGGCGATGGACAGTAAACTTTTAGAGTATTACAACCGCGAGCTGGCCTATTTGCGCGAGATGGGCGCCGAGTTCGCCGAGCAGTATCCGAAGGTGGCGGGCCGCCTCGGCATGCGCGGCATCGACGTGGCGGATCCCTATATCGAGCGGCTGATGGAGGGCTTCGCCTTCCTCACCTCGCGCGTGCAGCTGAAAATGGACGCGGAGTTTCCGCGTTTTTCCCAGCGGCTGCTGGAAATCATCTATCCCAATTACCTGTCGCCGACCCCGTCGATGGCGATTGCCGAGCTGCAGCCCGACAGCAGCAAAGGCGACATCAGCAGCGGCTTCGTGGTGCCGCGCGGCACCATGATGGACAGCCAAACGCTGAAAAAGAGCGGCATCACCTGCAGCTACACCACCGCGCACGACGTTACCCTGCAGCCGGTGCGGCTGAAAAGCGTCGAGCTGGGCGGCATCCCCGCGGATATCCCGCTGGCCGCCCTGGGGCTGCAAAACAGCGGCTGCGTCAGCGCGCTGCGCATCCGGCTGGAATGCTATGAGAGCGTGACGCTCAACAACCTGCAGCTGGACCAGCTGATGTTCTACCTGGCCGGCCCGGACCTGCAGGCGCAACAGCTGCTGGAGCTGCTGATGCAGCACAGCGTCGGGCTGATTTGCCAAACGGTGGAAACCCAGCCGCAGCGGCGGGCGCTGGCGCTGGACGGGCTGCGGCAGGAAGGCTTCGCCGCCGAGCAGGCGCTGCTGCCCAACGACCTGCGCAATTTCGAAGGCTACCGCCTGCTGCAGGAATACTTCGCCTTCCCGGCGCGCTTCCAGTTTTTCAGCGTCAGCGGCATGAAGCCGCTGCTGCAAAGCGTGCGCGAAGGGAAAAAGGCGCTGCGCCAGTTCGAGATCGTGGTGCTGCTGGATCGTCAGGATGCGGCGCTGGAACGGGTGATCGACGTCGCCCATCTGGCGCTGCACTGCACGCCGGTGATCAACCTGTTCCCCAAGGTCGCCGAACGCATCACGGTCAGCGAAAAAAACCACGAATATCACCTGGTGGTCGACAACATCCGCCCGCTGGATTATGAGGTGTTCTCGGTGCAGCGGTTGGGCGGCAGCGCCAGCGAGAAACGCTACGAGCAAGAGTTCCGGCCGTTTTACAGCACCCTGAGCGCCGACGACGGCAACTACGGCGCCTATTTTTCGCTGCGCCGCGAGCAGCGCACGCTGTCCGAACACGCCCGCCGCTACGGTACCCGCACCGGCTACGTCGGTTCGGAGGTGTTCGTTTCGCTGGTGGACGAACGGCAATCGCCGTGGCACAGCGATCTGAAATACCTGACCGCCGACGTGCTGTGCACCAGCCGCGACCTGCCGCTGATGCTGCTGCAGCAGGATCAGGGCAACTTCGTGATGCCGGACTCGATCCCCATCAAACAGGTGACGCTGAAAAAGGGCCCCACGCCGCCCCGCCCGGCGCTGGCCGAAGGCATGATCACCTGGCGGCTGATCAGCCAGCTGCAGCTCAACTATCTCAGCATGATGGACGGCGATCCGGAACAGGGCGCCGCCAGCCTGCGCCAGCTGCTGGGGCTGTACGGCAACCTGAGCGAACCGGCGGTGGCCAAGCAAATCCAGGGCGTGCGCCACTGCAATCTGCGGCCGGTTTATCGCCGGGTGCCGGAACCGGGCCCGATCGTGTTTGCGCGCGGCATCGCCGTCGATCTGGCCGTCGACGAGCAGGCGTTTTCCGGCAGCAGCCCTTACCTGCTCGGCAGCGTGCTGGAGCGGCTGTTCGCCCGGCTGGTGGCGATGAACACCTTTACCGAAATGACGCTTTCCAGCCAGCAGCGCGGTGAAATCGCCCACTGGCAGGCGCGCATGGGCAAAAGGACGCTGATATGAGCGCAAACTTCACCGAACCCGAGCTGGCGGCGGCGCCGAAGATTAGCGCGCTGCACCGCCTGCCGGCGGATTTCTGGCTGCGGCTGAGCCAGGCGCCCTACAAGCAGGATCTGTTTCAGCTGCTGCGACGCATCGACGCCCAGGGCGGGCAGCGCTACCTGCTGGGCCGCGCCCCGCTGCCGCGCCACGAAATGCTGCGGCTGGGGCAAGAGCCTTCGCTGTCGTTCGCGCCGTCGACGCTGGCGCAGGTCAGCCCGCGTCCGCAAAGCCCGCTGCACGACGTCTCGATTTTCAGCTTCGGCCTGTTCGGCCCCAACGGGCCGCTGCCGCTGCACCTGACCGAATACGTGCGCGAACGGGTTTATCACCATCAGGACACCACCCTGCTGGCCTTCGCCAACCTGTTTCACCACCGGCTGACGCTACTGTTTTACCGCGCCTGGGCCGACGCGCAGCCGACGGTATCGCTGGATCGCCCGGACAACCGGCGCTTCGACGACTACCTGTCGAGCCTGATCGGCATCGGCCAGCCGGCGCAGCGGCAGCGCGACAGCATCAACGCCCACGCCAAGCATTTTATGGCCGGTCACCTGATTCGCCACAGCCGCGATCCGGAAGGGCTGTGCAAGATTTTACAGCAGTATTTCAACGTACCGGTGCGCATCGTGGAGAACGTGCCGCACTGGCTGCGGGTGGAAAAACGCGAGCAGGCGCGCCTCAAGGCGGGCCGCGGCGCGCCACGGCTCGGCGAGTCTTCGTTCCTCGGCATCGCGGTGCGCGACATACAGCACAAGTTCCGCATCGAGCTGGGGCCGATGTCGCTGGAAAACTATACGCGTTTTCTGCCCGGCGCCGACCTCTGCCTGCAGCTGCGTGACTGGGTGCGCCAATATCTGGGCATCGAATTTGTCTGGGAAGTGCGGCTGGTTCTGGCGCGGGATCAGCTGAGCGGCACCCAGCTCGGCGGCGCCCAACGCCTGGGGTTGAGCAGTTGGATGACCTCCCCCCGCCGGCAACGCGATCTCGACGATTTGACCTTCAGCCCCGAACCGCTGGAAAACCCGTTCTGACCCTTGTTCTGGCCGGAGCCGCACGGCGCTCCGCCACTCTGAGACCTGAGGAAAACCATGTCTGAAATCAGCCGCTCGGTATTATTTGGCAAACTGGATAGCCTGTTATTCACCTCTCTGGAAAGTGCGACGGCGTTTTGCAAGCTGCGC
Proteins encoded in this region:
- a CDS encoding Hcp family type VI secretion system effector, which gives rise to MAIDMFLKVEGASGESKDSNHKGWTDITSFSWGASQPGNMGVGGGGGAGKVCFNDLHVNALVDKSTPALLKHCSSGKHLTKIELSVCKAGGTQVEYVKITLDDVLVTAVQYTGAGGEDTVGVTYSFQAAKVKQQYWEQSDKGGKGAESSAGWNIKENREA
- a CDS encoding type VI secretion system amidase effector protein Tae4, giving the protein MNNNRPIFSAAWTASTKIYNAQYSAQNVAKIIGGRVAMNIAPNGKWENTCAVRMSYILNKSGFPIPYVKDQTVSGADRQWYFFRVKDLIAYLTKIWGKPDLRVKFPPPGGGELAGKKGIILFEIAGWSDAGGHATLWNGNGDCYDHCYFNEPEARYTTNYANFWLLR
- a CDS encoding T6SS amidase immunity protein Tai4 family protein, which encodes MKKILISFFCIYATCAIAQKNQETPIEKWPPQAAYRNYLQNYKDIALTYCISVAYKTSPEASKDAIASSNGIDAWSYYAIRDEESPIIALTKRYLQQNYNAKDGKSRLDLMKCMDMYHSEDLDKLAKDYVQRPNDNWVKDNPDRVNRKTHEK
- a CDS encoding lysozyme inhibitor LprI family protein, with amino-acid sequence MEIIAKEFALMKLCAFLLSSLLLSSTAYAAEKNVKPLAIDGLWQVTQVNIDNEATRTLNYQFNDPRLLGRIINISSQSIESNLPEKDVCTTPTLSIEKNTLNQLIAKSMGPNVTVKNYELNESGQAEISLFKLTCNSGSFGPSENSAGSWFAELNPQKALVKWYDGSLLQLERLPENPKPVASFDCTKAKSIVEKTICSDFNLSAYDKSVSQAWLLAKKQATDVGDKKLMTSLSSTQKTWLLQRDKCRDNKDCLTNMMQERINDLSAYE
- a CDS encoding T6SS amidase immunity protein Tai4 family protein, with amino-acid sequence MKAVANVKYSPEENLKNYALSVCVADGYSAKEIKNDAAAAARGYTEFGDYSLEAHTAVRALAKKFLAKPYDSQSGEPMTMVKCIDLVHSQELQVIIKKYQGKDDN
- a CDS encoding DUF4225 domain-containing protein; its protein translation is MDTGKAKLFVAIKKEKREKFSNLIMKQVGFVSGGSQIFAGIGTCALSVGIACGGVGVPLIAQGTNNVYENGYYLLFRKNKVGSIREAYHYAANYLGYNKNEADIVYSSVDISLSGYGIFSKSLRPDSWRLFRYINSDYIRGWKQLGTVPLGTEIFSNAITGYGIYKLIDEETKQ
- the tagH gene encoding type VI secretion system-associated FHA domain protein TagH; translation: MRFSIVKNKNGQVPPQSSCDFLPPGGTIGRSVDNNLVLPDEERAISRLQAIVHISADGECRVTNRGNVTRVLLNDIPLERGRQVELQDGDILGIDDYQIQVSALQQHAAPPAQPAARVTEAAPAPTPAPAAKEKSAGPIPNEIWDSLVEEFTPNTPTAAAPAPAVNHDNHPLLETPQPELNPADPLAQLAGNVDLRQLQQQETDPAALFNTDTTFNRDHILADTTPSALLAEQRPAATRQPEPVKASPAAAEKREQELDPLALFGDSSAPAAPDALNGNDPLGLLMGGAVPLAQPGSSTPSQPPLQPQPSQPQPQPQPSQPQPQPQAAAEPAAPQPPRATPAAPMPEPEPQFQRQEPPAQPPRPRQGNRLGIDPVAYQSARPQNGAAPNGDRLEGPLLTALLQGIGLDDLQPQPHFDEQQIRQFGRLLSLFSQGTVALLSSRSILKRGVKAEMTMILDEANNPFKLLPSGKTVLMQMFGSQMPGFMPPEQAVRDALIDLQAHQLGMIAGIRAIIAAMLQSFNPDRLEEEARKEGAAPRLSLPANRKAALWDYFVKNYQQTSGEIEDDFHTLFGEAFLHAYDVEVNQYKDSQTKPDA
- a CDS encoding PP2C family protein-serine/threonine phosphatase, producing MNITIASTSNQGGRDSNQDQTGEVVGNRAACFVVCDGIAGFPGGDIAARLARDTILQNFDGEKHMNAQSIRQHISRANAAIHQQQRQSDEYSKMGTTLVSLFIDRDYQLAYWAHAGDSRLYLFRRGYLYAVTTDHSLIQQMQDAGYQTSGINSNLLYFALGLNEERDATYSDVLQLEDGDVFLLCTDGFWHSFSQSELEQSLHMVNSPSEWIALMQQAWKKNNNSDNYSAIAVWIGSPQETTLLHSLADAERFLSRD
- a CDS encoding type VI secretion system-associated protein is translated as MKYWMPGLVALMAIPAAQAANYRLVYSPSQKLEVFIDNVKNSQPASWCGKTIPLRIVSAQSKDAAVLNDFLPRVGNLLEKQCAKASQLPWILTDKRGEKLASGEASKARGWKPVPKPAADEPAAPPQPAIPAAVAVTSPPAASAPAQRFDLPQGCHFRTYWNGEANGSALFIPSGAALRCGDDGWLSGSGEIGLQQNGQTASPRLSFHQGYPLAKVNVGDRPLSVVSANAQRLVLGANPQAPGSFLLLPFEPQLHAWSFDGVVIVEMPRTDAADPAKVTQRIKQAQSAWQPLLSAPATPLTFRLVEKLADDRVDPASGSYLSVNDATH